The Micromonospora krabiensis genome window below encodes:
- the mutM gene encoding bifunctional DNA-formamidopyrimidine glycosylase/DNA-(apurinic or apyrimidinic site) lyase: MPELPEVETVRQGLAQWVIGRRIESVEVRHPRAVRRHVPGGQHFADVLAGRTILDVRRRGKYLWLPLDSGDAVVGHLGMSGQLLLQPADAPDETHLRVRFRFADDGPELRFVDQRTFGGLAVSEGGAELPAEIAHIARDPMDPQFSDAGFVAGLRRRRTEVKRALLDQTLISGVGNIYADEALWRAGLHGARPTDALTGPAAQRLLGHVRDVLGEAIKQGGTSFDALYVNVNGESGYFDRSLNVYGREGEPCRRCGAPIRREPFMNRSSYSCPRCQTRPRGALRG, from the coding sequence GTGCCTGAGCTGCCCGAGGTCGAGACCGTCCGGCAGGGCCTGGCGCAGTGGGTGATCGGCCGGCGGATCGAGTCCGTCGAGGTGCGCCACCCGAGGGCGGTGCGGCGGCACGTGCCCGGTGGGCAGCACTTCGCCGACGTGCTGGCCGGCCGGACGATCCTCGACGTACGCCGTCGCGGCAAGTACCTCTGGCTGCCGCTGGACTCGGGTGACGCGGTGGTCGGCCACCTCGGCATGTCCGGTCAGTTGCTGCTGCAACCGGCGGACGCCCCCGACGAGACGCACCTGCGGGTGCGGTTCCGGTTCGCCGACGACGGCCCGGAGCTGCGCTTCGTCGACCAGCGCACGTTCGGCGGCCTGGCGGTGAGCGAGGGCGGGGCGGAGCTGCCGGCGGAGATCGCACACATCGCCCGGGATCCGATGGACCCCCAGTTCTCCGACGCCGGGTTCGTGGCCGGGCTGCGGCGACGGCGCACCGAGGTGAAGCGGGCGCTGCTCGACCAGACGTTGATCTCCGGGGTGGGCAACATCTACGCCGACGAGGCGCTCTGGCGGGCCGGCCTGCACGGCGCCCGGCCGACCGACGCGTTGACCGGCCCGGCCGCGCAGCGGCTGCTGGGACACGTACGGGACGTGCTGGGCGAGGCCATCAAGCAGGGGGGCACCAGCTTCGACGCCCTCTACGTCAACGTCAACGGCGAGAGCGGCTACTTCGACCGGTCGCTGAACGTCTACGGCCGGGAGGGCGAGCCCTGCCGCCGCTGCGGTGCGCCGATCCGGCGTGAACCGTTCATGAACCGGTCCTCGTACAGCTGCCCGCGCTGTCAGACCCGCCCCCGGGGTGCCCTGCGGGGTTGA
- a CDS encoding phosphate acyltransferase PlsX, translating into MEPGTARIAVDLLGGDDAPAVVVDGALRAVRADPDLHLLLVGPSEVADALIAALDPAQRSRITVRPVRAAVGMADHPSAARAESTVRAAVTAIREGTADAMVSAGSTGATVTAAALSLGRWPEVRRPALVASLPAVAGPVVLLDVGGSLEPRPATLVRHAVLGAAYAAVAHAVAAPRVGLLSVGVEAGKGDRVRRAADPVLASEPLPCEARYVGLVEGYDVSVGARADVVVTDGFTGNVLLKAIEGAYEMAGGPPAGGGAPRAAALLGVAGTVVVCHGSAGADDVASGIALAAHLWRRRVTDAVAALLSGSAPADHDRTTDEVATP; encoded by the coding sequence GTGGAGCCGGGCACCGCGCGGATCGCCGTTGACCTCCTCGGCGGGGACGACGCTCCCGCCGTCGTGGTTGACGGCGCTCTGCGGGCCGTGCGCGCCGATCCCGATCTTCACCTGCTGCTCGTCGGCCCCTCCGAGGTCGCCGACGCGCTGATCGCCGCCCTCGACCCGGCCCAGCGGTCCCGCATCACCGTGCGGCCGGTGCGTGCCGCCGTCGGCATGGCCGACCATCCGAGTGCCGCACGGGCGGAGAGCACCGTCCGCGCCGCCGTCACCGCCATCCGCGAGGGCACCGCCGACGCGATGGTCTCCGCCGGTTCGACCGGCGCCACCGTCACCGCCGCCGCGCTCAGCCTCGGCCGCTGGCCGGAGGTCCGCCGGCCGGCCCTGGTCGCCTCCCTCCCCGCCGTCGCCGGTCCCGTCGTCCTGCTCGACGTGGGCGGCTCCCTGGAACCCCGCCCGGCCACCCTCGTCCGGCACGCAGTGCTCGGCGCGGCGTACGCGGCCGTCGCGCACGCCGTGGCCGCGCCACGGGTCGGGCTGCTCTCCGTCGGCGTCGAGGCGGGCAAGGGTGACCGGGTGCGTCGCGCCGCCGATCCCGTGCTCGCCAGCGAGCCGCTGCCCTGCGAGGCCCGCTACGTCGGGCTCGTCGAGGGCTACGACGTCTCGGTCGGCGCGCGCGCCGATGTGGTGGTCACGGACGGTTTCACCGGTAACGTCCTGCTGAAGGCGATCGAGGGCGCGTACGAGATGGCCGGCGGTCCCCCCGCCGGCGGCGGCGCGCCCCGTGCCGCCGCCCTGCTCGGCGTCGCCGGAACGGTGGTCGTGTGCCACGGTTCGGCCGGCGCCGACGACGTCGCCTCCGGCATCGCCCTGGCGGCCCACCTGTGGCGTCGACGCGTCACCGACGCCGTCGCCGCGCTGCTCTCCGGCAGCGCCCCGGCCGACCACGACCGCACCACCGATGAGGTAGCCACACCATGA
- the rnc gene encoding ribonuclease III, which yields MSNDKRRRASVGHLEAAFGVTLDPELLERALTHRSYAYENGGLPTNERLEFLGDSVLGVVITTALFHNHPDLPEGQLAKLRASVVNMRALADVARGLGPDGLGAYLLLGKGEETTGGRDKASILADTLEALLGAIYLQYGLDTAAIVIHRLFDPLMAESAGRGAALDWKTSLQELTAALGLGVPEYRIEGTGPDHLKTFTAWVVVAGNRYGGAEGRSKKEAEQRAAEAAWRNLTEQAERTPHGDGGASTAQSGESGGNGAGPSGNGSGPHGAARAEATSGADATTEVAAATDADARATAGGRDAGPARA from the coding sequence ATGAGCAACGACAAGCGGCGGCGGGCGTCCGTCGGTCACCTGGAGGCCGCGTTCGGCGTGACGCTGGACCCGGAGCTGCTGGAACGCGCGCTGACCCACCGGTCGTACGCGTACGAGAACGGCGGCCTGCCCACCAACGAGCGGCTGGAGTTCCTCGGCGACTCGGTGCTCGGCGTGGTGATCACGACGGCGCTGTTCCACAACCACCCCGACCTCCCGGAGGGACAGCTCGCCAAGCTGCGCGCCAGCGTGGTCAACATGCGGGCGCTGGCCGACGTGGCGCGTGGCCTCGGCCCGGACGGGCTCGGCGCCTACCTGCTTCTCGGCAAGGGTGAGGAGACCACCGGCGGCCGGGACAAGGCGAGCATCCTCGCCGACACCCTGGAGGCGCTGCTCGGGGCGATCTACCTCCAGTACGGCCTGGACACGGCCGCGATCGTCATCCACCGCCTCTTCGACCCGCTGATGGCGGAGTCGGCCGGCCGGGGCGCCGCGCTGGACTGGAAGACGAGCCTCCAGGAGCTGACGGCGGCACTGGGGCTGGGCGTGCCCGAGTACCGGATCGAGGGCACCGGTCCCGACCACCTGAAGACCTTCACCGCCTGGGTGGTGGTCGCCGGCAACCGCTACGGCGGCGCCGAGGGGCGCAGCAAGAAGGAGGCCGAGCAGCGGGCCGCCGAGGCCGCCTGGCGGAACCTGACCGAGCAGGCCGAGCGGACCCCGCACGGCGACGGCGGGGCGAGCACCGCCCAGAGCGGCGAGTCCGGCGGCAACGGCGCCGGGCCGTCCGGCAACGGCTCCGGCCCGCACGGGGCGGCGCGCGCCGAGGCCACCAGCGGAGCCGACGCCACCACCGAAGTGGCTGCCGCGACGGACGCCGACGCCAGGGCCACCGCCGGCGGCCGGGACGCGGGGCCGGCACGTGCCTGA
- the rpmF gene encoding 50S ribosomal protein L32 codes for MAVPKRKMSRSNTRSRRANWKATAVATVACPQCKSPKLPHAACSVCGTYNGRQVLEV; via the coding sequence GTGGCCGTCCCCAAGCGCAAGATGTCGCGCAGCAACACCCGGTCCCGCCGGGCGAACTGGAAGGCGACCGCGGTCGCGACCGTGGCGTGCCCGCAGTGCAAGTCCCCGAAGCTGCCGCACGCCGCCTGCTCCGTCTGCGGCACGTACAACGGCCGTCAGGTCCTCGAGGTCTGA